One Streptomyces sp. V4I8 genomic window carries:
- a CDS encoding energy-coupling factor ABC transporter substrate-binding protein yields MSRNTKINILLLLVVAALAVLPLALGLGDHKEEPFTGADGEAESAITEIEPDYEPWFSPLYEPPSGEIESALFSLQAALGVGVLAYYFGLHRGRRQGEQRALERERDSGSPAGDTAAAEESTAERA; encoded by the coding sequence ATGAGCAGGAACACGAAGATCAACATTTTGCTGCTGCTCGTCGTGGCCGCCCTCGCGGTGCTGCCGCTGGCCCTCGGCCTCGGCGACCACAAGGAGGAGCCGTTCACGGGTGCCGACGGTGAGGCGGAGTCGGCGATCACCGAGATCGAGCCGGACTACGAGCCGTGGTTCTCGCCGCTGTACGAGCCGCCGTCCGGCGAGATCGAGTCGGCTCTGTTCTCCCTCCAGGCGGCCCTCGGGGTCGGCGTCCTCGCCTACTACTTCGGTCTGCACCGGGGACGGCGACAGGGAGAGCAGCGGGCACTGGAGCGGGAACGGGACTCCGGGAGCCCGGCCGGTGACACGGCCGCCGCCGAGGAGTCCACGGCCGAAAGGGCCTGA
- a CDS encoding amino acid adenylation domain-containing protein: MLVGSELGRLGQELTEYLTDAGHFVWMLDGDPVGPAEWRARATHNTSVVDESALADRHLDYVVGSAVAAACRPDVPVLTPELLAFGAQSEARCTVRLTRGDVRVCATPAAGDPRGAVLGACVDAVIRLSREGHGSLAPEPRRQRSDDLPELLRMEHAAGLLAARVRAADRAEDRFDLAEVMGSDIAEAPGEREILYFPIDARAALTPERLELLSLALQMVMNSRKPGTYVHDVRTPAGRVRKYLNVDRDLRHPELLDRLHDPLYRSCTNAFYEFNALFSQARPPRILVHYNGASGPAADAESPDSEDALLVLRYRDERARLEVEAPAGLPFLAVLRDHVDAFLARLDGFEQGRTTLGALLCLPDALRRGLPARALETRAPYDERPLHHLVEEQAARQPDAAAVVQGGTTLTYREFNEAANRFARLLRDRHGPRPGDLIALYLDRTEHLLVAAMAVLKLGCAYVPLDLGSPARRTAAILADSEPVLVVSDTAHHTGLDDIAVGIPVVAADSDDVRDVAATYDGADLGVPVTGSDLAYVIYTSGTTGSPKGVAVEHRGYLNIAQDIGRCVGFRRGERMLAVTTVAFDISTLELYMPLLHGGTVVLAGRADLLDVSRLVELIEDGVSVVQATPSLWQLITQNLGGKRLPVRALCGGEALPPQLAATLVATVDQCWNVYGPTETTVWSTRRLLTPDDSRPLIGTPVANTRCYVLDEELQPLPPGVAGELCIAGTGLARGYLNAPELTASRFVAPPPATDGTGAAVPEERLYRTGDLVRALPDGELEFIGRNDFQIKLRGHRIELGEIESALTAHPAVRQRLVIVHEPPRAPGDTDTPADDVRYLVAYYVAPEPPAQEELQRHLAGLLPDYMMPTVLVPLETMPLNVNGKADRGALPDPGEFLTTGHVAPADELETRLCELWAEVLGGTGRAVGVTDDFFQCGGNSILGIRLVNRINRELGCDLRIRDVFREKTVRRLAPLVAASLGGFAYRDHVLDGTDTDHLHEPFPLTNVQQTYYLGRFHNFELSNVSTHVYSEFRYGSVDHERLESAFNRLIERHLALRTVFTDGQQRFLREVPRHRIPFHELRDEGELAELRGRYAHKLYDPERYPLFDIVLSRLDGVFRLHISFDALVIDMASFDILFDEWARLYADPQCCLPDLGVSYRDYVLQYEKVRDSELLLRDQRYWEDKADDYQLDLRLPLRTHPSGVGTPVFRRKSAVIPTAVWEKLADRCRRHGISPTALVLDVFGRVLGHWSGQDRLCVNLTLFNRLPLHPDIDGVIGDFTVLELFDHRTAHGIGVADTLRRVHGDLLRDIDHQLFDGVDFQRLLKTRHSMPVSKIVAPVVLTSTLGAKTNASMFELVLDDSYQGVDHAISQTPQVWLDNKAYETDEGFVAEWDYVEQLFDPAVLDAMHSAYCRLIGELAELDWETAEFPSLPVPAEDLALIEAANTTGDASGEETLFGLYERRLDDSRRAAVAVIDAGTGRSHTYGELYGDSERLARRLRGALGDTTGERLVGVLAEKGYLQVVGTLAVMKSGAAYVPLNVEWPGGRLAEVLAQAGAGVVLVSRAQAARPEVAALGDAGCRVLVVEDLPAGDDVEARLPRVDPDDVAYVIFTSGSTGRPKGVTISHRGAVNTLLAVNDRFGVGSGDRVLALSELSFDLSVYDLFGVLAAGGAIVFPAQGETKNPAHWVELVRRHRVTVWNSVPQLAGLLADEAGDVPGALGSLRAVLLSGDWIPTQLPERLWELSPGVTVMSLGGATEGSIWSIWHEVDRVDPTWTSVPYGTAMPGQRMYVLNGAGEHCPVGVAGEIHIGGGGVALGYWRDEERTAERFVEHPMLGRLYRTGDLGRWTRDGWIEFLGRDDFQVKLNGYRVELEEIAAKLSRLPGVDKAVARVQKDDTQDRLVAYLVPEPGHTPSADADEGGLDKQAFVLGAPGLLDDAVPRLALEIHRDPAEYARAKSYRHFLDAPVDPALVRGHFAELTAPVGRAMEGTADNATPSGAEDLAAVLGVLSAVSLPGRTLPKYRYPSAGSTYPVRTFLRTPEDAGHRHGGHLYFHPLTGELGAHQLDAVAARPRDDGSELHLVVHWPAITPLYADRSRHLALLEAGHMLALLTEALDARGLPYRVVPEERALDAEHTGVCRIVLGAPGGFRPAPLDLGCWIRDADGAPRFAEPDGSRRYDLSAVPVFDRGDDAHAVLGRARCLLTLEGEATPEHLLSAGFLFQRLAERLRAEGFGTCPLGLTPTDRTVYALAVGAVDEEARQAPESPAEPPTLVEVVTGELARALPEYMLPTGYRVLDALPLSANGKLAADRLPPVESEGTYVAPATATERALAELWARILGRPAEAIGTTDSFFAVGGNSLAAMRLVRLLQRDLGCDLKLRDLYANDTIRTLAEHMGAAPADVAREEGEL; encoded by the coding sequence ATGCTGGTCGGGTCGGAACTCGGGCGGCTCGGACAGGAGCTGACGGAGTATCTGACGGACGCCGGGCATTTCGTCTGGATGCTGGACGGCGATCCGGTCGGGCCGGCCGAGTGGCGGGCGCGGGCGACCCACAACACGAGCGTCGTCGACGAAAGCGCGCTCGCGGACCGGCATCTCGACTACGTTGTCGGCTCCGCCGTCGCCGCCGCCTGCCGTCCGGACGTACCGGTGCTCACGCCGGAGCTGCTGGCTTTCGGGGCTCAGTCCGAAGCCCGCTGTACGGTTCGGCTGACCAGGGGCGATGTGCGGGTGTGCGCCACGCCCGCCGCCGGTGACCCGCGAGGAGCGGTCCTCGGCGCGTGCGTCGACGCGGTGATCCGCCTCTCCCGCGAAGGGCACGGATCCCTCGCGCCCGAACCCCGGCGGCAGCGCTCGGACGACCTGCCCGAGTTGCTGCGCATGGAACACGCGGCCGGGCTGCTGGCCGCCCGGGTGCGCGCCGCCGACCGCGCCGAGGACCGCTTCGACCTGGCCGAGGTCATGGGGTCCGACATCGCGGAGGCCCCCGGGGAACGGGAGATCCTGTATTTCCCCATCGATGCCCGGGCGGCGCTCACGCCCGAACGGCTCGAACTGCTTTCCCTGGCCCTGCAGATGGTAATGAACTCCCGGAAGCCGGGGACCTATGTGCACGATGTGCGCACACCGGCCGGGCGAGTGCGCAAATACTTGAACGTTGACCGGGATCTGCGTCACCCGGAACTCCTCGACCGGCTTCACGATCCGCTCTACCGTTCCTGTACGAACGCTTTTTATGAATTCAACGCGCTTTTCTCGCAGGCGCGTCCGCCCCGGATTCTCGTGCATTACAACGGGGCTTCCGGACCCGCCGCGGACGCCGAATCCCCGGATTCCGAGGACGCCCTCCTCGTCCTGAGGTATCGCGACGAACGCGCCCGGCTGGAGGTGGAGGCGCCCGCGGGGCTGCCGTTCCTCGCCGTGCTGCGTGACCATGTCGACGCCTTCCTCGCCCGGCTCGACGGATTCGAACAGGGCCGCACCACCCTCGGGGCCCTGCTGTGCCTGCCCGACGCGCTGCGGCGCGGTCTGCCGGCGCGGGCCCTGGAAACCCGTGCCCCGTATGACGAACGGCCCCTGCACCACCTGGTGGAGGAGCAGGCCGCGCGGCAGCCCGACGCAGCCGCCGTGGTGCAAGGCGGCACGACCCTGACCTACCGGGAGTTCAACGAGGCGGCCAATCGTTTCGCCAGGCTGCTCCGGGACCGCCACGGACCCCGCCCCGGCGACCTGATCGCCCTGTACCTGGACCGCACCGAGCATCTGCTGGTCGCCGCGATGGCCGTGCTCAAGCTGGGGTGTGCCTACGTCCCGCTGGACCTCGGCTCTCCCGCGCGCCGCACCGCCGCTATCCTCGCCGACAGCGAGCCCGTCCTGGTCGTCAGCGACACCGCGCACCACACGGGGCTCGACGACATCGCCGTGGGCATCCCCGTGGTGGCGGCCGACTCCGACGACGTACGGGACGTGGCAGCCACCTATGACGGAGCCGACCTCGGCGTGCCTGTCACCGGCTCGGACCTCGCGTACGTCATCTACACCTCGGGGACCACCGGCAGCCCCAAGGGCGTCGCCGTGGAGCACCGCGGCTACCTCAACATCGCCCAGGACATCGGCCGATGCGTCGGCTTCCGGCGCGGCGAACGCATGCTGGCCGTCACCACCGTCGCCTTCGACATCTCCACGCTGGAGCTGTACATGCCGCTCCTGCACGGCGGCACCGTCGTCCTGGCCGGCCGCGCCGACCTGCTCGACGTCTCCCGCCTCGTCGAACTCATCGAGGACGGCGTGTCCGTCGTCCAGGCGACGCCCTCCCTGTGGCAGCTGATCACCCAGAACCTCGGCGGCAAGCGGCTTCCCGTGCGGGCCCTGTGCGGCGGCGAGGCCCTGCCGCCGCAGCTCGCGGCCACCCTCGTCGCCACGGTGGACCAGTGCTGGAACGTGTACGGCCCCACGGAGACCACCGTCTGGTCCACCCGCCGCCTCCTCACCCCCGACGACTCGCGTCCGCTGATCGGGACCCCCGTCGCCAACACCCGCTGCTATGTGCTGGACGAGGAGCTGCAACCCCTGCCCCCGGGTGTCGCGGGCGAGCTGTGCATCGCCGGCACCGGTCTGGCCCGCGGCTATCTGAACGCCCCCGAGCTGACCGCGAGCCGGTTCGTCGCCCCGCCGCCCGCGACCGACGGCACCGGCGCGGCCGTACCCGAGGAGCGCCTCTATCGCACCGGCGATCTGGTGCGCGCCCTTCCGGACGGCGAACTGGAGTTCATCGGCCGCAACGACTTCCAGATCAAGCTGCGCGGACACCGCATCGAACTCGGCGAGATCGAGAGCGCGCTGACCGCCCACCCCGCAGTCCGGCAGAGACTCGTCATCGTCCACGAACCGCCCCGCGCGCCGGGCGACACCGACACGCCCGCCGACGACGTCCGCTATCTCGTCGCCTACTACGTGGCACCCGAACCACCCGCCCAGGAGGAACTCCAGCGCCATCTGGCCGGGCTGCTGCCCGACTACATGATGCCGACCGTGCTCGTCCCGCTGGAGACCATGCCGCTGAACGTCAACGGCAAAGCCGACCGCGGCGCACTGCCGGACCCCGGCGAGTTCCTCACCACAGGGCATGTCGCGCCGGCCGACGAGCTGGAGACCCGCCTGTGCGAACTCTGGGCCGAGGTGCTCGGCGGGACCGGCCGGGCCGTGGGCGTCACCGACGACTTCTTCCAGTGCGGCGGCAACAGCATCCTGGGCATCAGGCTCGTCAACCGCATCAACCGCGAGCTGGGCTGCGACCTCCGCATCCGCGACGTCTTCCGCGAGAAGACGGTCCGCCGGCTGGCCCCGCTCGTCGCCGCGAGCCTCGGCGGCTTCGCCTACCGCGACCACGTCCTCGACGGCACCGACACCGACCACCTCCACGAGCCCTTCCCGCTCACCAACGTCCAGCAGACCTACTACCTGGGCCGCTTCCACAACTTCGAGCTCAGCAACGTCTCGACCCACGTCTACAGCGAGTTCCGCTACGGCAGCGTCGACCACGAGCGGCTGGAGAGCGCGTTCAACCGGCTCATCGAACGCCATCTCGCCCTGCGCACGGTCTTCACCGACGGACAGCAGCGCTTCCTGCGGGAGGTCCCCCGGCACCGGATCCCGTTCCACGAACTGCGTGACGAAGGCGAGTTGGCGGAACTGCGCGGCCGGTACGCCCACAAGCTGTACGACCCCGAGCGGTACCCGCTCTTCGACATCGTGCTGAGCCGCCTCGACGGAGTCTTCCGGCTGCACATCAGCTTCGACGCCCTCGTCATCGACATGGCGAGCTTCGACATCCTCTTCGACGAGTGGGCGCGGCTCTACGCCGATCCGCAGTGCTGCCTGCCCGACCTCGGCGTCAGCTACCGCGACTACGTCCTCCAGTACGAGAAGGTCCGCGACAGCGAGCTGCTGCTGAGGGACCAGCGGTACTGGGAGGACAAGGCCGACGACTACCAGCTCGACCTGCGGCTGCCGCTGCGGACCCACCCCTCCGGCGTCGGCACCCCCGTCTTCCGGCGCAAGAGCGCCGTCATCCCCACCGCCGTATGGGAGAAACTGGCCGACCGCTGCCGCCGCCACGGCATCAGCCCGACCGCCCTCGTCCTGGACGTGTTCGGACGGGTACTCGGCCACTGGAGCGGCCAGGACCGGCTCTGCGTCAACCTCACGCTGTTCAACCGGCTGCCCCTGCACCCCGACATCGACGGCGTCATCGGCGACTTCACCGTCCTGGAACTCTTCGACCACCGCACGGCACACGGCATCGGCGTCGCCGACACCCTGCGCCGTGTCCACGGCGACCTGCTCCGGGACATCGACCACCAGCTGTTCGACGGCGTCGACTTCCAACGGCTGCTGAAGACCCGCCACTCCATGCCCGTCAGCAAGATCGTGGCGCCCGTCGTCCTCACCAGCACCCTGGGCGCCAAGACGAACGCCAGCATGTTCGAACTCGTGCTGGACGACTCGTACCAGGGAGTCGACCACGCCATCTCCCAGACGCCGCAGGTGTGGCTGGACAACAAGGCGTACGAGACGGACGAGGGCTTCGTCGCCGAGTGGGACTACGTCGAGCAGCTCTTCGACCCGGCCGTCCTCGACGCCATGCACAGCGCCTACTGCCGGCTCATCGGGGAACTCGCCGAACTCGACTGGGAGACCGCCGAGTTCCCGTCCCTCCCGGTGCCCGCGGAGGACCTCGCCCTCATCGAGGCGGCGAACACGACCGGGGACGCTTCGGGGGAGGAGACCCTCTTCGGCCTCTATGAGCGCCGGCTCGACGACAGCCGCCGCGCCGCCGTGGCGGTCATCGACGCCGGGACCGGCCGCAGTCACACCTACGGCGAGCTGTACGGGGACTCCGAGCGGCTGGCCCGGCGGCTGCGCGGTGCCCTCGGCGACACGACCGGCGAGCGGCTGGTCGGGGTGCTCGCGGAGAAGGGCTACCTCCAGGTCGTCGGCACGCTCGCGGTGATGAAGTCCGGCGCCGCGTACGTCCCGCTGAACGTCGAGTGGCCCGGCGGACGCCTTGCCGAGGTGCTGGCGCAGGCGGGTGCCGGGGTGGTGCTGGTGTCCCGGGCGCAGGCGGCGCGGCCGGAGGTGGCCGCGTTGGGCGACGCCGGGTGCCGGGTGCTGGTGGTGGAGGATCTGCCGGCCGGCGATGACGTGGAGGCCAGGCTGCCGCGGGTGGACCCGGACGACGTGGCGTATGTGATCTTCACGTCGGGTTCGACGGGCCGCCCGAAGGGAGTGACGATCAGTCACCGGGGGGCGGTAAACACGCTGTTAGCGGTCAACGACCGGTTCGGTGTCGGTTCCGGTGATCGTGTGCTGGCGCTGTCGGAGCTGAGCTTCGACCTGTCGGTGTACGACCTGTTCGGTGTGCTGGCCGCCGGTGGGGCGATCGTGTTCCCGGCGCAGGGGGAGACGAAGAATCCGGCGCACTGGGTGGAGTTGGTGCGACGGCATCGGGTGACGGTGTGGAACAGCGTGCCGCAGTTGGCCGGTCTGCTGGCCGACGAGGCCGGTGACGTGCCGGGTGCCTTGGGCTCTCTTCGGGCGGTGTTGCTGTCCGGTGACTGGATCCCCACCCAACTGCCCGAGCGCCTATGGGAGTTGTCGCCGGGCGTGACAGTGATGAGCCTGGGCGGTGCCACGGAGGGCAGCATCTGGTCGATCTGGCATGAGGTCGACCGGGTCGATCCGACGTGGACCAGCGTCCCCTACGGCACGGCCATGCCCGGCCAGCGTATGTATGTCCTCAACGGTGCGGGTGAGCACTGTCCGGTCGGGGTCGCGGGGGAGATCCACATTGGGGGAGGGGGTGTCGCGCTGGGCTACTGGAGGGACGAGGAACGCACCGCGGAACGGTTCGTCGAGCACCCCATGCTCGGGCGTCTGTACCGCACAGGTGACCTGGGTCGATGGACCCGGGACGGCTGGATCGAGTTCCTCGGCCGTGACGACTTCCAGGTCAAGCTCAACGGCTACCGCGTCGAACTGGAGGAGATCGCCGCCAAGTTGAGCCGACTGCCCGGCGTGGACAAGGCCGTCGCCCGGGTGCAGAAGGACGACACGCAGGACCGCCTGGTCGCCTACCTGGTGCCCGAGCCGGGGCACACACCGTCGGCGGATGCCGACGAGGGCGGCCTCGACAAGCAGGCCTTCGTCCTCGGTGCGCCGGGCCTTCTCGACGATGCCGTGCCGCGCCTCGCCCTGGAGATCCACCGCGACCCGGCGGAGTACGCGCGAGCCAAGAGCTACCGGCACTTCCTGGACGCACCCGTCGACCCGGCCCTGGTGCGCGGGCACTTCGCGGAGCTGACGGCACCCGTGGGCCGCGCCATGGAGGGCACTGCCGACAACGCCACACCCTCCGGAGCCGAGGACCTCGCCGCGGTCCTCGGCGTGCTCTCCGCGGTGAGCCTGCCCGGCCGTACGCTGCCCAAGTACCGTTACCCGTCCGCGGGCAGCACCTACCCGGTACGCACCTTCCTGCGCACCCCCGAGGACGCAGGGCACCGGCACGGCGGACACCTGTACTTCCACCCGCTGACCGGGGAACTCGGCGCGCACCAGCTGGACGCGGTCGCCGCCCGGCCGAGGGACGACGGCAGCGAACTGCACCTCGTCGTCCACTGGCCCGCCATCACCCCGCTCTACGCGGACCGGTCGCGGCACCTGGCGCTGCTGGAGGCCGGGCACATGCTCGCCCTGCTCACCGAGGCGCTGGACGCGCGAGGCCTCCCGTACCGCGTGGTGCCCGAGGAGCGGGCGCTTGACGCGGAGCACACCGGGGTGTGCCGCATCGTCCTCGGCGCACCCGGCGGGTTCCGCCCGGCCCCGCTGGACCTGGGCTGCTGGATCAGGGACGCCGACGGCGCGCCGCGGTTCGCCGAACCCGACGGAAGCCGCCGCTACGACCTTTCCGCCGTGCCCGTCTTCGACCGGGGCGACGACGCCCACGCGGTCCTCGGCCGGGCCCGCTGCCTGCTCACCCTGGAGGGAGAGGCCACGCCCGAGCATCTGCTGTCGGCCGGGTTCCTCTTCCAGCGGCTCGCGGAGCGGCTGCGCGCCGAGGGCTTCGGCACCTGCCCGCTGGGCCTGACGCCCACCGACCGTACGGTGTACGCCCTCGCGGTCGGGGCCGTGGACGAGGAGGCGCGGCAGGCCCCCGAGAGCCCCGCCGAACCGCCCACCCTCGTGGAGGTCGTCACCGGCGAGCTGGCCCGCGCCCTGCCCGAGTACATGCTGCCCACCGGCTACCGCGTCCTGGACGCCCTGCCGCTGAGTGCCAACGGCAAGCTCGCCGCCGACCGGCTGCCGCCGGTGGAGTCCGAGGGCACCTACGTCGCGCCCGCGACCGCCACCGAGCGGGCCCTGGCCGAACTCTGGGCACGGATCCTCGGGCGCCCGGCCGAGGCGATCGGCACGACCGACAGCTTCTTCGCCGTCGGCGGCAACTCGCTGGCCGCCATGCGGCTGGTGCGTCTGCTCCAGCGCGACCTGGGGTGCGATCTGAAACTCCGGGACCTGTACGCCAACGACACGATCCGCACGCTCGCCGAGCACATGGGCGCGGCCCCGGCGGACGTAGCACGTGAAGAGGGAGAGCTGTGA
- a CDS encoding energy-coupling factor ABC transporter permease, translated as MHIAEGFLPPAHAVAWGVASAPFVVHGVRSLTREVKEHPESTLLLGASGAFTFVLSALKLPSVTGSCSHPTGTGLGAILFRPPIMAVLGTITLLFQALLLAHGGLTTLGANVFSMAIAGPWAGYAVYKLLRRYDVPLMVAVFFGAFVADLSTYCVTSVQLALAFPDPSSGFLGALGKFGSIFAVTQIPLAVSEGLLTVLVMRLLVQSSKGELTRLGVLLAKKQSRTESEAVAR; from the coding sequence ATGCACATAGCCGAGGGTTTTCTGCCTCCGGCGCACGCGGTCGCCTGGGGCGTCGCGTCCGCGCCCTTCGTCGTCCACGGCGTCCGTTCACTCACCCGTGAGGTCAAGGAGCACCCCGAGAGCACCCTGCTCCTCGGCGCCTCCGGAGCCTTCACGTTCGTCCTGTCCGCGCTGAAGCTGCCCTCGGTGACCGGCAGCTGCTCGCATCCCACGGGCACCGGCCTCGGCGCCATCCTGTTCCGGCCGCCGATCATGGCGGTGCTGGGCACGATCACCCTGCTCTTCCAGGCGCTGCTGCTCGCGCACGGCGGCCTGACCACGCTCGGCGCCAACGTCTTCTCGATGGCGATCGCCGGACCCTGGGCCGGATACGCCGTCTACAAGCTGCTGCGGCGCTACGACGTGCCGCTGATGGTCGCCGTCTTCTTCGGCGCGTTCGTCGCCGACCTGTCCACCTACTGCGTGACCAGCGTCCAGCTGGCGCTCGCGTTCCCCGACCCGAGCAGCGGTTTCCTGGGCGCGCTCGGCAAGTTCGGCTCCATCTTCGCCGTCACCCAGATCCCCCTCGCGGTGAGCGAGGGCCTGCTCACGGTGCTCGTGATGCGGCTGCTGGTGCAGTCCAGCAAGGGGGAACTGACCCGGCTGGGCGTGCTCCTCGCCAAGAAGCAGTCCCGGACCGAGAGCGAGGCGGTGGCCCGATGA